One genomic window of Desulfotomaculum sp. includes the following:
- a CDS encoding TIGR04076 family protein, translated as MISKLNTIHITTDRGDKFLYKYKVIATIVEIRGENGCSYGHKVGDSFEFSQYMPGGLCQFAYDSLRSAVAALLYGGNFPWAQNSEVTTWACPDPDNTVIFELRRLPAE; from the coding sequence ATGATATCGAAATTAAATACAATCCATATTACTACTGACAGGGGGGACAAGTTCTTGTATAAATATAAAGTTATAGCCACAATAGTTGAAATCAGGGGCGAAAACGGTTGCTCTTACGGTCATAAAGTCGGCGACAGTTTTGAATTCTCTCAGTATATGCCCGGCGGCCTCTGCCAGTTTGCATATGATTCGCTGCGCTCTGCGGTTGCGGCATTGCTTTATGGAGGAAATTTTCCCTGGGCGCAGAATAGTGAAGTTACAACTTGGGCTTGTCCCGATCCTGACAACACTGTTATCTTTGAATTGCGGCGGCTCCCGGCGGAATAG